A window of Rhinatrema bivittatum chromosome 2, aRhiBiv1.1, whole genome shotgun sequence contains these coding sequences:
- the NQO2 gene encoding ribosyldihydronicotinamide dehydrogenase [quinone] isoform X1, translated as MATTQFAMAFAPSALMPDQAQALAKRARRKPSKLQENFAATPEVEKRKTKTQRNKKRKSASTRQPRSISHLGCYVPEQPPPRGMTPAAPTPAALPRENFGNVTERQLRQLMDQTWSAAAIHGTDRVKAMLDALTHTTSPSPGSVPIGPQHGAAGSSNSSAGNTQPPACQQTAHGQHGQPQEGQNCEYPDLNRGQGNVQVPPTQPSYPPPRNGSEVWLGPQSAPTDNFAAMKAIFDNWHGQGNANTSPTQETGQSGRPMGDILLVTPTPAPATAVGTPTTATAVGTTVGQLGTNGHNTTGSSATNGNNAAQYTCTVGSLTAHVSEALKEKIWRSEYVDIFELLRKEGEGSDPKCHEACKLSAREKPCIAKTLANWSAGFRILSSIIGQKFPEKCCSLIAYQDVICGAYRTYGGTAWLEYGAGGCPWLRWQCIPAEYMVNSSPTYFYGKISISARSALSSRAKVGASH; from the coding sequence ATGGCTACCACTCAGTTTGCTATGGCTTTTGCCCCGTCCGCACTTATGCCGGACCAGGCTCAGGCTCTAGCCAAGCGAGCACGTCGGAAGCCaagcaaattgcaggaaaactttgCGGCAACGCCAGAAGTCGAAAAACGTAAGACCAAGACACAGAGGAATAAGAAGAGGAAATCCGCAAGCACACGACAACCGCGTAGCATCAGCCATTTGGGCTGCTATGTGCCGGAGCAGCCCCCTCCACGGGGCATGACCCCTGCAGCACCGACCCCTGCAGCACTGCCACGAGAGAACTTCGGCAATGTTACCGAACGACAGCTGCGTCAGCTCATGGACCAAACCTGGTCAGCGGCTGCTATCCATGGCACGGACAGGGTGAAGGCAATGCTGGATGCCTTAACGCATACCACTAGCCCATCCCCTGGCTCAGTGCCCATCGGTCCACAGCACGGTGCAGCGGGCAGCTCCAACAGTTCAGCTGGCAACACCCAGCCACCAGCATGTCAACAGACAGCTCATGGACAACACGGGCAACCGCAAGAAGGACAGAACTGTGAGTACCCTGATTTAAACCGGGGCCAGGGTAATGTGCAGGTACCCCCAACACAGCCCAGTtacccaccaccaaggaatggcAGCGAAGTGTGGCTGGGGCCACAAAGCGCTCCTACTGACAATTTCGCTGCTATGAAAGCTATTTTCGATAACTGGCATGGGCAGGGTAATGCTAACACTAGCCCAACACAGGAAACAGGGCAGTCAGGACGACCCATGGGGGATATTTTACTTGTGACACCAACCCCAGCCCCAGCTACAGCTGTTGGAACACCAACCACAGCTACAGCGGTTGGAACAACGGTGGGTCAGCTGGGGACCAATGGGCACAATACCACTGGTAGCTCAGCCACGAATGGCAATAACGCTGCACAATACACATGTACAGTGGGCTCACTAACCGCGCATGTGTCAGAGgcgttaaaagagaaaatatggcgcagcgaatatgtagatatattcgagctgctcaggaaagaaggggagggttcCGATCCCAAATGCCACGAAGCGTGCAAACTCTCAGCTAGGGAGAAACCCTGCATCGCTAAAACGCTAGCTAATTGGTCAGCAGGATTCAGAATTCTGTCATCCATCATAGGTCaaaaatttcctgaaaaatgttgctcctTAATTGCTTACCAGGACGTCATTTGTGGTGCTTATCGCACGTATGGCGGTACGGCTTGGTTGGAGTATGGTGCAGGAGGTTGTCCCTGGCTTCGCTGGCAATGCATACCAGCCGAGTACATGGTTAACTCCTCGCCAACATACTTTTACGGGAAGATTTCCATTTCGGCAAGGTCAGCCCTTTCGTCAAGGGCAAAGGTGGGGGCAAGCCACTAG
- the LOC115085012 gene encoding uncharacterized protein LOC115085012, producing MGCSISCAYFERFSTFVQWAVEQDIGKGKIIYYLDDFLFTGHRDTQACAQALEAFTRKTDELGIPLAKHKSEGPSQKLSFLGHLNFACKIMPMGRPFMRRLSQATAGIRRSHHFIRITKELREDLIVWKTFLGEYNGRTVWRDPIMTNRELQLYTDAAGSAGFGAYLAGKWCAERWPVQWEAMGLLRDITFLELFPIVATIHMWKACFHNRRVVFWSDNMAVVQAKNSLTAHSPRVIRLLRDLVLLCLRINLVFKAKYVPGEANGIADALSRCQWSRFRFLAPEAEHHPYHVPPRIWELGCPESPPY from the exons ATGGGCTGCTCTATATCTTGCGCCTACTTTGAGAGGtttagcacatttgtgcaatgggCTGTAGAGCAGGACATCGGGAAAGGGAAAATCATAtactatttggatgattttctgtttacCGGCCATAGGGACACACAGGCCTGTGCGCAAGCCCTCGAAGCATTCACCCGGAAAACTGACGAATTAGGCATTCCGCTAGCTAAGCACAAATCAGAAGGACCGTCACAAAAATTGTCATTTCTCG GTCACCTCAATTTCGCTTGCAAGATCATGCCCATGGGTCGCCCCTTCATGAGAAGATTGTCCCAAGCCACAGCAGGTATTCGCAGGAGCCATCATTTCATTAGAATCACCAAGGAGCTCAGGGAGGACCTCATAGTATGGAAGACATTCCTAGGGGAATATAATGGGCGGACAGTTTGGAGGGACCCGATCATGACCAATAGGGAGCTGCAGCTCTACACCGACGCAGCGGGGAGCGCTGGATTCGGGGCCTATCTGGCTGGGAAATGGTGCGCGGAACGATGGCCAGTACAGTGGGAAGCCATGGGTTTACTCAGAGACATCACTTTTCTCGAATTGTTCCCCATCGTTGCAACAATACACATGTGGAAAGCATGTTTCCACAACAGAAGAGTGGTTTTTTGGTCAGACAACATGGCGGTTGTACAGGCGAAAAATTCTCTCACCGCTCACTCCCCTAGGGTCATTAGGCTATTGCGGGATTTAGTACTGCTCTGCCTGCGCATTAACCTGGTCTTTAAGGCTAAGTACGTTCCGGGGGAAGCTAACGGCATCGCTGATGCATTGTCTCGTTGTCAGTGGTCTCGTTTCAGATTCCTGGCCCCGGAAGCAGAGCATCACCCTTATCACGTCCCTCCGCGGATTTGGGAATTAGGGTGCCCGGAATCGCCTCCATATTGA